In one Culex quinquefasciatus strain JHB chromosome 2, VPISU_Cqui_1.0_pri_paternal, whole genome shotgun sequence genomic region, the following are encoded:
- the LOC6049409 gene encoding uncharacterized protein LOC6049409, whose amino-acid sequence MQIVGLLITVIVAAICCVGTVRSWPVSNPEIDSFMFSNAEQQPGPSLREIPQWHCLRYFKHDIHLMRRCRNYRMHMLRRPNDMI is encoded by the exons ATGCAGATTGTGGGCCTGTTGATAACGGTGATAGTGGCAGCTATTTGCTGCGTGGGGACGGTCCGCAGTTGGCCGGTGTCGAACCCCGAAATCGACAGCTTCATGTTTAGCAACGCGGAACAG CAACCGGGCCCCTCGCTGCGGGAGATTCCCCAGTGGCACTGCCTGCGGTACTTCAAACACGACATCCACCTGATGAGGCGCTGCCGCAACTACCGCATGCACATGCTGCGCCGCCCGAACGACATGATCTGA
- the LOC6049411 gene encoding uncharacterized protein LOC6049411, with product MQSLRLSRPSQVQCHRGQYRSNPSSIMAAEDLVLGLTCADKQSIVENYLKDSAGGKFTILSSSVASFGEQRTGYLGDHHQLTIVIDSGEDEGREITFFAKKLPTRIPKLAAYLVEMKAFSKEAELFRELLPRLLKFGRFGPECLFQKDNELLVFKNVRVEGFKVLDGNRGLLDLVHLEQVLRALARLHAASFALEAQVGRSLVEAFPGILDENAWVNEENHARTLELEVVIKTLCAVIEHHEKVEQRKEELLRKIPDCVRQLFELVKSSTGYRNAVGHGDLWNNNIMFQHNESGVPVDCLLVDFQLPRYVPPAYDFNMLAALTTTRDFRRKHLTFLQGFYYQSLKSELLRHGLNIEHILSKDEFWESCKFYQKAGAIDSFIINHITLLPKNLLDETFSSAEQFERFDEKFKTEKCLKAFDEDAEYRSRVVDIVETLYEVFDLV from the coding sequence ATGCAAAGTCTCAGACTATCACGCCCTAGCCAAGTGCAGTGCCATCGCGGCCAGTATCGTTCAAACCCTTCCTCGATCATGGCAGCGGAAGACCTGGTGCTCGGACTCACGTGCGCTGATAAGCAATCCATTGTGGAGAACTATTTGAAAGATTCTGCTGGCGGAAAGTTTACGATTTTAtcgagcagtgttgccagctttgGTGAGCAGCGAACGGGATATCTGGGCGATCATCACCAGCTGACGATCGTGATCGATTCTGGTGAAGATGAAGGTCGTGAGATTACCTTCTTCGCGAAAAAGTTACCGACGAGGATTCCAAAGTTGGCGGCTTATTTGGTTGAAATGAAGGCCTTCTCAAAGGAAGCTGAGCTGTTCCGGGAGTTGCTGCCCCGACTGTTGAAGTTTGGGCGATTCGGCCCGGAATGTCTGTTCCAGAAGGATAACGAACTCCTGGTGTTCAAGAACGTCAGGGTGGAGGGTTTCAAGGTTTTGGACGGCAACCGAGGGTTGCTGGATTTGGTCCACCTGGAGCAGGTTCTGCGAGCGCTGGCGCGACTTCACGCGGCTTCTTTCGCGTTGGAAGCGCAGGTTGGGAGATCGTTGGTGGAAGCGTTCCCAGGGATTTTGGATGAGAATGCCTGGGTGAATGAGGAGAACCACGCTCGAACGTTGGAGTTGGAAGTTGTCATCAAAACTTTGTGTGCGGTCATAGAACATCACGAGAAGGTCGAACAACGTAAGGAAGAACTACTTCGTAAAATTCCAGACTGCGTCCGTCAACTCTTCGAGTTGGTTAAGAGTTCAACAGGCTACCGGAACGCGGTAGGCCACGGCGATCTTTGGAACAACAACATCATGTTTCAACACAACGAGTCTGGAGTTCCGGTGGACTGTCTGTTGGTGGATTTCCAGCTACCTCGTTACGTCCCACCAGCGTACGATTTCAACATGCTGGCAGCACTGACAACTACTAGAGATTTTCGAAGGAAACACCTAACTTTCCTACAAGGATTCTACTACCAATCGCTAAAGTCGGAACTTCTTCGCCACGGTCTAAATATCGAGCATATCTTGTCCAAGGATGAATTTTGGGAATCTTGCAAGTTCTATCAAAAAGCTGGAGCAATTGACAGCTTCATCATCAATCATATCACGCTTTTGCCGAAAAATTTGCTAGACGAAACATTTTCCAGTGCGGAGCAGTTTGAGCGGTTTGATGAAAAgttcaaaacagaaaaatgtcTGAAAGCGTTCGATGAAGATGCAGAATATCGCTCTCGAGTGGTTGATATCGTTGAGACGTTGTACGAAGTGTTCGATTTGGTGTAA